Below is a window of Bifidobacterium asteroides DNA.
AGTTCCTCGATGGCCTCTGGCTGGTCGCCGGAGGGCTTATAGGGAGACTTGACCACGAAGGGCTTGTCGGTCCGCTCAATATTGAACCCCATGAAACTCCCTTCCAGGATGCGTCATCCGCCTAAGGCCCCTCAGTCGCTGTGCGAGGACTCCTGGGCCAGGACCTGTAGCTCTTTATATATTCTATCAACAAACTCGAACATTTGTTCGATAGGCTGGGACCCGTCAACAAGCAGATCGGCCTGAGCGCGTCGCGAACTGCTGCTGCTCTGGGAACCGATGCGCTCAACAGCCTGGCTTGGCGTCATATGCCGCTGATTCACCATACGCGCAATCCTCACCTGGCTTGGAGCCTCCACCACCAAGACTCTGTCGAAATGAAAGGGAATGGTCGAGCCCACTTCTGTCAGCAGGGGCACCTCATGGACCACCACCTCGGAGCCGTCCAGCCAGGGCTGCTCGGCCTTGGCGGCCAAGTCATAGACCAGCGGATGGATGATGTCGTCCAAGTCCCGGCGATCCTGGTCGGCTGTCGGACCGCCGAAGACCCGTGCCGCCAAAGCCGACCTGTCCACTCCACCATGGCCGTCCCCGCATCCTAAACCGAACCTCTCCAGCACCGGCCTTACGCCGGGTCCGCCCGGAGCGATGACCTCGTGGGAGAGCCGATCGTAATCGATGACCCTGGCCCCGTCCTGAGCCAGCCGAGCCGCCACCGTGCTCTTGCCGGCCGCAATCCCGCCAGTCAATCCTACACGTATCATCACGACCTCCCGCTTATACCTTATGGCAGCACATACAAATGGAGGGGCCCGACCGAGGCCGGACCCCTCCATTTACCGCTTAACGCTCACTTCTTTTCCTTGAGCAGCTGCTCGCGCAGGGCGGCCAGCTGGTCGTCGGAGGCCAAAGTGCCCTCGGAGCTGGACTCCGAGCTGTAGTTGGTGGTCTCCTCGGAGTTCTGACGGCGGGAGCGGGAACCGGCGGCAGGCGTCTGGGAGGACCGGCTGTCCTCAGCAGCCGAAGCCTCGGCGTTCTCCAGCTCCTTGGCCACGAAGGCCTTGTGCTGCTCCCAGAGGTCGTGGGCGGCCGCATACTGGGACTCCCACTCCTCCCGCTGCTTCTCGTAGCCGGCGATCCACTCGTTGCTCTCGGGGTCGAAGCCCTCGGGGTACTTGTAGTTGCCGTCCTCGTCGTACTCGGCAGGCATGCCATAGATGGCCGGGTCGAAGTCCTCGGAGGTCGGGTCGACAGAGTCGTCGGCCTGCTTGAGGGACAGGGAGATGCGGCGGCGATCCAAGTCGACGTCGATGACCTTGACGAAGATCTCCTCGCCCTGCTTGACCACGGTCTCGGGGTTCTCCACGTGGCGGTTGGCCAGCTCGGAGATGTGGACCAGGCCCTCAATGCCGTCCTCGACGGAGACGAAGACACCGAACTGCACGATCTTGGTGACCTTGCCCTTGACGATCTGCCCGGGCACGTGGGTTCGTGCGAAGCGCTGCCAAGGATCTTCCTGGGTGGCCTTAAGGGACAGCGAGATGCGCTCGCGGTCCATATCGACATCCAGCACCTCGACGGTGACCTTGTCGCCCACCTTGACGACCTCGCTGGGGTGGTCGATGTGCTTCCAAGAGAGCTCGGAGACGTGGATCAGGCCGTCCACGCCGCCCAGGTCGACGAAGGCGCCGAAGTTGACGATGGAGCTGACCGTACCCTCGCGGATCTGGCCCTTCTTGAGCTGGGCCATGAAGGTCTCGCGCACCTCGGACTGAGTCTCCTCCAGGTACTGGCGGCGGGAGAGGACCACGTTGTTGCGGTTCTTGTCCAGCTCCAGGATCTTGGCCTTGATCTTCTGCCCGATGTAGGGGGACAGGTCGCGCACGCGGCGCATCTCGACCAGGGATGCGGGCAGGAAGCCACGCAGGCCGATGTCGACGATGAGCCCGCCCTTGACGGCCTCGATGACGGTGCCCTCAACGACGCCGTCAGCCTCCTTGATCTTCTCGATGTCGCCCCAGGCGCGCTCGTACTGGGCACGCTTCTTGGACAGGATCAGGCGGCCTTCCTTGTCCTCCTTGGTGACGACCAAAGCCTCGATGGTGTCACCGACCTGGACCACATCGTCGGGATCGACATCCTTCTTGATGGAAAGCTCGCGGGAGGGAATCACGCCCTCGGTCTTGTAACCGATGTCTAGCAGAACCTCGTCATGGTCGATCTTAACGACCGTCCCCTCGACCAGATCCCCATCGTCGAAGTTCTTGATGGTGGAATCGACTGCCTTGATGAAGTCTTCCTCGGACCCGATGTCATTGACCGCGACCTGGGGGACTTCCTTCTTGTTCTCTGCCATTAATTAAATTGTTTCTTGTATAGTTGGTGGATATTTTTCCGTATTGAGTTATGTGTTCCCGCCGGCAGGCGCGAACATTTTCCATGATAGGAGACACCACGGTCATTGTCGCCGGGAGACCTCGGGCGTGTCGCAGGCAGGGATCCCGGCGGCCCGCTCAGCGGATTCGACCACATTGGCCAGAAGCATGGCCCGGGTCATGGGCCCCACCCCGCCGGGATTGGGCGTGTAGGCGGCTGCAGGCAGCCTGGCTGCCGGATCGATGTCGCCCCTGACCCGCCAGCGCCCCTCCTGCTGATCCCAGATCCGGGAGACGCCTACATCCACCAGGACGGCACCCTGGCGAACCTGGTCGGGACCAACTAGCCCGGCTTGTCCTACGGCTGCGATGATCACGTCAGCCCTGCGCAGATGGGCGTCAATATCCCCGGTGCGGGTATGGCAGAGGGTCACGGTGGCATCAACCCCGCGGTTGGTCAGGAGCAGCCCGATAGTGCGGCCCACGGTCAATCCTCGGCCCAACACGCAGACCTCCTTGCCGGCCATGTCAATCCCGTAATGGTCCAGCAGATACAGGATCCCCCGCGGGGTGCAGGGCAGGGGGGTCCTCACCCGGCCGTCGGTATGCAGGACCAGCTGGCCCAAGTTGTATGGATGCATGCCGTCGGCGTCCTTGACTGGATCGATGCGATCGATGATTTCAGCGGGAT
It encodes the following:
- the rpsA gene encoding 30S ribosomal protein S1 produces the protein MAENKKEVPQVAVNDIGSEEDFIKAVDSTIKNFDDGDLVEGTVVKIDHDEVLLDIGYKTEGVIPSRELSIKKDVDPDDVVQVGDTIEALVVTKEDKEGRLILSKKRAQYERAWGDIEKIKEADGVVEGTVIEAVKGGLIVDIGLRGFLPASLVEMRRVRDLSPYIGQKIKAKILELDKNRNNVVLSRRQYLEETQSEVRETFMAQLKKGQIREGTVSSIVNFGAFVDLGGVDGLIHVSELSWKHIDHPSEVVKVGDKVTVEVLDVDMDRERISLSLKATQEDPWQRFARTHVPGQIVKGKVTKIVQFGVFVSVEDGIEGLVHISELANRHVENPETVVKQGEEIFVKVIDVDLDRRRISLSLKQADDSVDPTSEDFDPAIYGMPAEYDEDGNYKYPEGFDPESNEWIAGYEKQREEWESQYAAAHDLWEQHKAFVAKELENAEASAAEDSRSSQTPAAGSRSRRQNSEETTNYSSESSSEGTLASDDQLAALREQLLKEKK
- a CDS encoding bifunctional methylenetetrahydrofolate dehydrogenase/methenyltetrahydrofolate cyclohydrolase, with product MTAVKLDGKAAAAELKQDLRARVAKLTAMGRTPGLGTILVGEDPGSLKYVEGKHRDCNQVGIRSIRIDLPAEAGKERILAAVDQLNQDPDCTGYIVQLPLPKGVDPAEIIDRIDPVKDADGMHPYNLGQLVLHTDGRVRTPLPCTPRGILYLLDHYGIDMAGKEVCVLGRGLTVGRTIGLLLTNRGVDATVTLCHTRTGDIDAHLRRADVIIAAVGQAGLVGPDQVRQGAVLVDVGVSRIWDQQEGRWRVRGDIDPAARLPAAAYTPNPGGVGPMTRAMLLANVVESAERAAGIPACDTPEVSRRQ
- the coaE gene encoding dephospho-CoA kinase (Dephospho-CoA kinase (CoaE) performs the final step in coenzyme A biosynthesis.); translated protein: MIRVGLTGGIAAGKSTVAARLAQDGARVIDYDRLSHEVIAPGGPGVRPVLERFGLGCGDGHGGVDRSALAARVFGGPTADQDRRDLDDIIHPLVYDLAAKAEQPWLDGSEVVVHEVPLLTEVGSTIPFHFDRVLVVEAPSQVRIARMVNQRHMTPSQAVERIGSQSSSSSRRAQADLLVDGSQPIEQMFEFVDRIYKELQVLAQESSHSD